One Ficedula albicollis isolate OC2 chromosome Z, FicAlb1.5, whole genome shotgun sequence DNA window includes the following coding sequences:
- the HTR1A gene encoding 5-hydroxytryptamine receptor 1A, protein MDVANNTTSPARSPEGTSGPGLAEMTLGYQVLTSLLLGTLILCAVSGNACVIAAIALERSLQTVANYLIGSLAVTDLMVSVLVLPMAALYQVLNKWTLGQVTCDIFISLDVLCCTSSILHLCAIALDRYWAITDPIDYVNKRTPRRAAVLISLTWLIGFLISIPPMLGWRTPEDRSNPDACTISKDHGYTIYSTFGAFYIPLLLMLVLYGRIFKAARFRIRKTVKKAEKKKIADTCLTLSPATVKKGNGEPGKSWRRTVDAKPGAFVNGAVRQGQDGTALEIIEVQHCNSSSKTHLPLPSEACGSPPPPSFERRNEKNTEAKRRMALSRERKTVKTLGIIMGTFILCWLPFFIVALVLPFCDSKCYMPQWLGAVINWLGYSNSLLNPIIYAYFNKDFQSAFKKIIKCKFCRQ, encoded by the coding sequence ATGGATGTGGCCAACAACACTACCTCCCCAGCGCGCTCCCCCGAGGGGACAAGCGGCCCCGGCCTCGCCGAGATGACCCTGGGCTACCAGGTgctcacctccctgctcctgggcacgCTTATCCTGTGCGCCGTGAGTGGCAACGCCTGCGTGATCGCAGCCATCGCCCTGGAGCGCTCTCTGCAAACCGTGGCCAACTATTTGATCGGCTCGCTGGCCGTCACCGACCTCATGGTCTCCGTGCTAGTGCTGCCCATGGCGGCCCTCTACCAGGTGCTGAACAAGTGGACGCTGGGGCAGGTCACCTGCGATATCTTCATCTCGCTGGATGTGCTTTGCTGCACCTCTTCTATCCTGCACCTGTGCGCCATCGCCCTGGACAGGTACTGGGCCATCACGGACCCCATTGACTATGTTAACAAGCGAACTCCCCGGCGGGCGGCCGTGCTCATCAGCCTGACCTGGCTCATCGGCTTCTTGATATCCATTCCTCCCATGCTGGGCTGGAGGACGCCGGAGGACCGCTCGAACCCCGACGCCTGCACCATCAGCAAGGACCACGGGTACACCATCTACTCCACCTTCGGCGCCTTCTACATTCCGCTTCTTCTCATGCTGGTGCTCTACGGTCGCATCTTCAAGGCGGCACGCTTTAGGATCCGCAAGACAgtaaagaaagcagagaagaaaaagatcgCCGACACCTGCCTCACTCTCTCTCCGGCCACCGTGAAGAAAGGCAACGGGGAGCCCGGGAAGAGCTGGCGGCGGACTGTTGATGCCAAGCCCGGTGCTTTTGTCAACGGCGCGGTGCGGCAGGGCCAGGACGGGACCGCCCTGGAGATCATCGAGGTCCAGCACTGCAACAGTTCCTCCAAGACTCACCTGCCGCTGCCCAGCGAGGCGTGCGGCTCCCCACCGCCGCCCTCTTTCGAGAGGCGCAACGAGAAGAACACGGAAGCCAAACGGAGAATGGCTCTGTCCCGGGAGAGGAAGACTGTCAAGACCCTGGGCATCATTATGGGCACCTTTATCCTCTGCTGGCTGCCGTTCTTCATCGTCGCCCTGGTCCTGCCCTTTTGTGACAGTAAGTGCTACATGCCCCAATGGCTGGGGGCAGTCATCAACTGGCTGGGCTACTCCAACTCCCTTCTCAACCCCATTATCTATGCCTATTTCAACAAAGACTTCCAAAgtgcttttaagaaaattatcaaGTGCAAATTTTGCCGGCAGTGA